A part of Cydia strobilella chromosome 15, ilCydStro3.1, whole genome shotgun sequence genomic DNA contains:
- the LOC134747840 gene encoding activating signal cointegrator 1 complex subunit 2 homolog gives MYRLVIFAFVLAIATCQEQQGRRVPKYAGDPKTAAIVQEARYLSGNGAFGAAYQQEDGIDFKEETDADGNRRGSYSYIDPTGQRKTVNYVAGKNGFQASGDHIPTAPLPVAPTPAYQPDPRYNPPDYKAPQYSAPQQYTAPAPQRNYGGKPNEDDGQYHPELYEQENYVAPQPQYQAQPQPQYQAQPQPQYQAQPQPQYQAQPQPQYQPNNIYPGVQQAQYSGLNTQTYQPAQQYQPQPQQAPQQYYDQTTPPPSRFFPPGKFSLNRAPDGYTYSFHKV, from the coding sequence ATGTACAGGCTCGTGATATTCGCCTTTGTGCTCGCGATCGCGACGTGCCAGGAACAACAAGGCAGACGTGTTCCCAAATACGCGGGAGATCCGAAAACAGCCGCAATCGTCCAGGAAGCTCGCTACCTCAGCGGAAATGGAGCATTCGGAGCCGCATACCAGCAAGAAGATGGAATTGACTTCAAAGAAGAAACAGATGCTGATGGCAACAGGAGAGGCAGTTACTCATACATCGACCCTACTGGTCAAAGGAAAACAGTGAACTACGTCGCCGGGAAAAATGGTTTCCAAGCCAGCGGAGACCACATTCCTACCGCGCCTCTGCCTGTCGCCCCAACGCCAGCCTACCAGCCCGACCCGAGGTACAACCCTCCGGATTACAAAGCGCCCCAGTACAGTGCTCCCCAGCAATACACAGCTCCCGCTCCTCAGCGCAACTACGGTGGCAAGCCGAATGAAGATGATGGACAATATCACCCGGAGTTATACGAACAAGAAAACTACGTAGCACCTCAGCCTCAGTACCAGGCTCAGCCTCAGCCGCAGTACCAGGCTCAGCCTCAGCCGCAGTACCAGGCTCAGCCTCAGCCGCAGTACCAGGCTCAGCCTCAGCCGCAGTACCAACCTAACAACATCTACCCTGGTGTGCAGCAGGCTCAGTACAGTGGCCTGAACACGCAGACCTACCAGCCTGCACAACAGTATCAGCCCCAGCCTCAACAAGCTCCCCAGCAGTACTACGACCAAACGACGCCACCGCCAAGCCGCTTCTTCCCTCCAGGAAAGTTCAGCCTAAACAGAGCGCCGGACGGCTACACGTACTCTTTCCACAAAGTATAA